Proteins encoded by one window of Bos javanicus breed banteng chromosome 22, ARS-OSU_banteng_1.0, whole genome shotgun sequence:
- the NME6 gene encoding nucleoside diphosphate kinase 6 isoform X1 — MTSILRSPQALQLTLALIKPDAVAHPLILEAVHQQILSNKFLIVRMRELLWRKEDCQKFYREHEGRFFYQRLVEFMASGPIRAYILAHKDAIQLWRTVMGPTRVFRARHVAPDSIRGSFGLTDTRNTTHGSDSVVSASREIAAFFPDFSEQRWYEEEEPQLRCGPVHYSPEGGIHFAAPAGGLGPA; from the exons ATGACCTCGATCTTGCGGAGCCCGCAGGCTCTCCAGCTCACTCTGGCCCTAATCAAGCCTGATGCAGTTGCTCACCCCCTGATTCTGGAG GCTGTTCATCAGCAGATTCTGAGCAACAAGTTCCTTATTGTGCGAATGAGAGAACTTCTGTGGAGAAAGGAAGACTGCCAGAAATTTTACCGAGAGCATGAAG GGCGTTTTTTCTATCAGCGGCTGGTGGAGTTCATGGCCAG TGGGCCGATCCGAGCCTACATCCTCGCCCACAAGGACGCCATCCAGCTCTGGAGGACCGTGATGGGCCCCACCAGAGTGTTTCGAGCACGCCACGTGGCCCCAGATTCAATTCGTGGGAGTTTCGGCCTCACCGACACCCGTAACACAACCCACGGCTCAG ACTCTGTGGTTTCAGCCAGTAGAGAGATTGCAGCCTTCTTCCCGGATTTCAGTGAACAGCGATGGTACGAGGAAGAGGAGCCCCAGTTGCGCTGTGGCCCTGTGCACTACAGTCCCGAGGGTGGCATCCACTTTGCTGCTCCcgcaggaggcctggggccagCCTGA
- the NME6 gene encoding nucleoside diphosphate kinase 6 isoform X2, translating to MRELLWRKEDCQKFYREHEGRFFYQRLVEFMASGPIRAYILAHKDAIQLWRTVMGPTRVFRARHVAPDSIRGSFGLTDTRNTTHGSDSVVSASREIAAFFPDFSEQRWYEEEEPQLRCGPVHYSPEGGIHFAAPAGGLGPA from the exons ATGAGAGAACTTCTGTGGAGAAAGGAAGACTGCCAGAAATTTTACCGAGAGCATGAAG GGCGTTTTTTCTATCAGCGGCTGGTGGAGTTCATGGCCAG TGGGCCGATCCGAGCCTACATCCTCGCCCACAAGGACGCCATCCAGCTCTGGAGGACCGTGATGGGCCCCACCAGAGTGTTTCGAGCACGCCACGTGGCCCCAGATTCAATTCGTGGGAGTTTCGGCCTCACCGACACCCGTAACACAACCCACGGCTCAG ACTCTGTGGTTTCAGCCAGTAGAGAGATTGCAGCCTTCTTCCCGGATTTCAGTGAACAGCGATGGTACGAGGAAGAGGAGCCCCAGTTGCGCTGTGGCCCTGTGCACTACAGTCCCGAGGGTGGCATCCACTTTGCTGCTCCcgcaggaggcctggggccagCCTGA